The region GCCACGAACTTCTTTCTCAGACTGGGCTTCCACAACAGGACGCATTCCAAGAGGAAGCTCCAGGCGCTCGGATACTACGAAGCCCGCGACAAGTGGCCTGCGCTTCAATCCTCGCTTGTCCAGGGAGCGCGA is a window of Candidatus Thermoplasmatota archaeon DNA encoding:
- a CDS encoding transposase — its product is MERTITVKLEPSRAIGQTVRIFNEATNFFLRLGFHNRTHSKRKLQALGYYEARDKWPALQSSLVQGAR